One genomic segment of Chitinibacter sp. FCG-7 includes these proteins:
- a CDS encoding ABC transporter permease subunit — translation MFSFILRRIAVVIPTFIGVTLLAFALIHMIPGDPILVMMGERQIDPEFYRAAMQRLGLDQPLYVQYGHYVLNVLQGNFGQSIVTQEPVLSEFLKLFPATVELSVCAMMFACAIGLPAGMLAATRRGTVIDHVTMGGALTGYSMPIFWWGLILIMLFSVHLGWTPVSGRIALEYDINPVTGFMLIDTWLSGEEGAFKSALHHLVLPAVVLGTIPMAVIARMTRSAMLEVLREDYIRTARAKGLGRTRIVIVHALRNALMPVVTVIGLQVGTLLAGAVLTETIFSWPGIGKWLIDSISRRDYPVVQGGILLIATLVISVNLLVDILYGVINPRIRHAR, via the coding sequence ATGTTTAGTTTCATTTTACGCCGCATCGCGGTCGTCATTCCGACCTTTATCGGCGTGACCCTGCTCGCTTTTGCGCTCATCCACATGATTCCGGGCGATCCGATTCTGGTGATGATGGGCGAGCGCCAGATCGACCCCGAGTTTTATCGCGCCGCCATGCAGCGCCTCGGGCTGGACCAGCCGCTGTATGTGCAATACGGGCACTATGTGCTCAATGTGCTGCAGGGCAATTTCGGCCAGTCGATTGTGACGCAAGAGCCAGTGCTGAGCGAATTTCTAAAATTATTCCCGGCCACCGTCGAGCTATCCGTGTGCGCGATGATGTTTGCCTGTGCCATCGGCCTGCCCGCAGGCATGCTGGCGGCGACGCGCCGCGGCACAGTGATTGATCACGTGACGATGGGCGGTGCGCTCACCGGCTACTCGATGCCGATTTTCTGGTGGGGGCTGATCCTGATTATGCTGTTCTCGGTGCATCTGGGCTGGACGCCGGTTTCCGGCCGAATCGCGCTGGAATATGACATCAATCCGGTCACCGGTTTTATGCTAATCGACACCTGGCTCTCGGGTGAAGAAGGTGCTTTCAAATCGGCGCTGCACCATCTGGTGCTGCCCGCCGTGGTATTGGGAACGATTCCGATGGCCGTGATTGCCCGGATGACACGCTCGGCCATGCTGGAGGTGCTGCGCGAAGACTATATCCGCACTGCCCGCGCCAAAGGGCTGGGCCGCACGCGCATAGTGATCGTGCACGCCTTGCGCAATGCGCTGATGCCTGTGGTCACTGTGATCGGCCTGCAAGTGGGCACGCTGCTCGCTGGCGCGGTGCTCACCGAAACCATCTTCTCCTGGCCCGGCATTGGCAAATGGCTGATCGATTCGATTTCCCGCCGTGATTATCCCGTCGTACAGGGCGGCATTTTGCTGATCGCCACCCTGGTGATTTCCGTCAACCTGCTGGTGGACATCCTCTACGGAGTGATTAACCCACGCATCCGCCACGCGAGGTAA
- a CDS encoding peptide ABC transporter ATP-binding protein gives MNNQNTPNNILEAKGLSRHYTVSRGFMQGHATVKALNDVSFQLAAGKTLAVVGESGCGKSTLARQLTLIEEPSSGHLVIDGVDIANADAAALKALRPKVQMVFQNPFASLNPRKQIGSMLAEPLLLNTDLNAQQREERVREMLNIVGLRPEHYHRYPHMFSGGQRQRIAIARAMMLKPAVLVADEPTSALDVSIQAQILNLFMDLQDELGTAYVFVSHNLAVVEHIADDVMVMYFGSTVEYGDKKTIFEQPLHPYTRALMSATPAIRQEDRRAKMKLTGELPSPLNPPTGCAFSTRCPYADSRCRAEVPPLRPLANRMIACHHIESIAL, from the coding sequence ATGAATAATCAAAATACACCCAATAACATTCTGGAAGCCAAGGGGCTGTCGCGGCACTACACCGTCAGCCGTGGATTTATGCAAGGCCATGCTACGGTCAAAGCGCTGAACGATGTGTCGTTCCAGCTTGCCGCAGGCAAAACGCTGGCCGTCGTCGGCGAATCGGGCTGTGGCAAATCGACGCTGGCGCGTCAGCTCACATTGATCGAAGAGCCCAGCTCGGGCCATCTGGTGATTGACGGTGTAGATATCGCCAACGCCGATGCCGCAGCACTCAAAGCCTTGCGCCCCAAGGTGCAGATGGTTTTTCAAAATCCATTCGCCAGCCTGAATCCGCGCAAACAGATTGGCAGCATGCTGGCCGAGCCTTTGCTGCTCAATACCGATCTGAATGCGCAGCAACGTGAAGAGCGTGTTCGCGAGATGCTCAACATTGTCGGGCTGCGCCCCGAGCACTATCACCGCTACCCGCATATGTTTTCCGGCGGGCAGCGCCAGCGGATTGCGATTGCCCGCGCAATGATGCTCAAGCCCGCCGTGCTGGTGGCTGACGAGCCAACGTCGGCGCTGGATGTATCGATTCAGGCGCAGATTCTGAATCTGTTTATGGATCTGCAGGACGAGCTGGGCACGGCGTATGTGTTTGTCAGCCACAATCTGGCGGTGGTCGAACATATTGCCGACGATGTGATGGTGATGTATTTCGGCAGCACCGTTGAATACGGCGACAAGAAAACCATTTTCGAGCAGCCGCTGCACCCGTACACGCGCGCGCTGATGTCGGCCACTCCGGCAATCCGGCAGGAAGACCGCCGCGCCAAAATGAAGCTCACCGGCGAGCTGCCATCGCCACTGAATCCCCCCACTGGCTGTGCCTTTAGCACCCGCTGCCCCTACGCCGACTCGCGTTGCCGGGCCGAGGTGCCGCCACTACGCCCATTGGCCAATCGCATGATTGCCTGCCATCACATCGAGAGCATTGCGCTCTGA
- a CDS encoding oligopeptide/dipeptide ABC transporter ATP-binding protein: protein MSLLDIRNLNVSFGNTAQPFHAVSGLDLTVNRGEIVGIVGESGSGKSVTMLAMMGLIDAPGRVTADALQFNGQDLLGMKAAQKRRIIGKDIAMIFQDALTSLNPAYTVGFQLMETLKLHTPLRGAALRRRALELLEQVEIPDAKSRLEAYPHQLSGGMSQRVMIAMAIACEPKLLIADEPTTALDVTVQAQIMELLVNLQKQNEMALILITHDLAVVAEVAQRMVVMYAGEVVESSATDALFATPRHPYTQALLSSIPEHSKGARRLSTLAGVVPGQYDRPQGCLLSPRCPYVTDTCRSTKPALLPLMGTSVRCFTPLDSSGIPTHE, encoded by the coding sequence ATGAGTTTATTAGACATTCGCAATCTCAATGTGAGCTTTGGCAACACAGCGCAGCCGTTTCACGCCGTTTCCGGCCTTGATCTGACGGTCAACCGTGGCGAAATCGTCGGCATCGTCGGCGAATCAGGTTCGGGCAAATCGGTGACGATGCTGGCGATGATGGGCCTGATCGATGCACCGGGCCGCGTCACCGCCGATGCCCTGCAGTTTAACGGCCAGGATTTGCTCGGCATGAAAGCGGCGCAAAAGCGTCGGATCATCGGCAAAGACATTGCGATGATTTTTCAGGATGCACTCACCAGCCTGAATCCGGCGTATACCGTGGGCTTTCAGCTGATGGAAACGCTCAAGCTGCATACCCCGCTACGCGGCGCAGCATTACGACGCCGGGCGCTGGAATTGCTCGAACAAGTGGAAATCCCTGATGCCAAATCACGGCTGGAAGCCTATCCACACCAACTCTCGGGCGGGATGAGCCAGCGCGTCATGATCGCGATGGCGATTGCCTGCGAGCCCAAACTCCTGATCGCGGACGAACCAACCACCGCGCTCGATGTGACGGTACAGGCGCAAATCATGGAGCTGCTGGTCAATCTGCAGAAACAGAATGAGATGGCGCTGATTCTGATTACGCACGATCTGGCCGTCGTCGCCGAAGTGGCGCAACGCATGGTGGTGATGTACGCCGGTGAAGTCGTTGAAAGCAGCGCCACCGATGCACTGTTTGCCACGCCGCGCCATCCGTATACCCAGGCGCTACTTTCGTCGATTCCGGAACACAGCAAGGGCGCGCGCCGCCTGTCAACGCTGGCCGGGGTCGTCCCTGGCCAATACGATAGGCCACAAGGCTGTTTACTCAGCCCGCGCTGCCCTTACGTCACCGACACCTGCCGCAGCACCAAGCCTGCTCTATTACCCCTAATGGGTACTAGCGTACGCTGCTTTACCCCATTGGACTCCAGCGGGATACCCACCCATGAATAA
- a CDS encoding ABC transporter permease subunit, whose amino-acid sequence MSTPIQTTLNDAAGALSYPSPLKEFWQSFSANRGALIALIFFGLLVIAALFAPWLAPHSPIEQYRDALLTPPVWVSGGSWLHIMGTDELGRDILSRLMHGARLSLMIGVVSVALSMLPGIVLGLLAAFYPKMLGNGIMRLMDIMLALPSLLLAVAVVAVLGPGLLNTMLAIAIVSLPSYVRLARASAMTELNKDYVVASRLAGAGKLRLMFNAVLPNCMAPLIVQGTLGFSSAILDAAALGFLGLGAQPPLPEWGTMLASARDYIDSAWWVVTMPGVTILLTVVALNLLGDGLRDALDPKLKKLA is encoded by the coding sequence ATGAGCACACCTATTCAAACAACACTGAACGATGCCGCTGGCGCACTGAGCTACCCTTCACCATTAAAGGAATTCTGGCAGTCGTTCAGCGCCAATCGTGGCGCGCTGATTGCGCTGATTTTCTTCGGCCTGCTGGTCATTGCCGCGCTGTTTGCGCCGTGGCTGGCGCCGCATTCACCCATCGAGCAATACCGCGATGCCTTGCTGACGCCACCCGTCTGGGTTAGCGGTGGCAGCTGGCTGCATATCATGGGCACCGACGAGCTGGGGCGGGATATTCTGTCGCGGCTGATGCACGGCGCACGCCTGAGCCTGATGATCGGCGTGGTCTCGGTGGCATTGTCGATGCTGCCCGGCATCGTGCTGGGTTTGCTGGCGGCGTTTTATCCGAAAATGCTCGGCAACGGCATTATGCGTCTGATGGACATTATGCTGGCGCTGCCCTCCTTGCTGCTCGCGGTCGCCGTCGTGGCCGTGCTGGGGCCGGGCCTGCTGAACACCATGCTGGCCATTGCGATTGTGTCTTTGCCATCTTACGTTCGTCTAGCGCGCGCATCGGCGATGACCGAGCTGAATAAAGATTATGTCGTCGCCAGCCGGCTGGCCGGTGCGGGCAAATTGCGTCTGATGTTTAACGCCGTACTGCCCAATTGCATGGCACCGCTGATCGTACAAGGCACGCTGGGCTTTTCATCAGCGATTCTCGACGCTGCGGCGCTGGGTTTCTTGGGGCTGGGCGCACAGCCGCCGCTGCCCGAGTGGGGCACCATGCTGGCGTCGGCGCGTGATTACATCGACAGCGCGTGGTGGGTAGTCACCATGCCCGGCGTGACGATTTTGCTGACCGTGGTGGCGCTCAATCTCTTGGGCGATGGTTTGCGCGATGCGCTAGACCCGAAACTGAAAAAATTAGCCTGA
- a CDS encoding HDOD domain-containing protein, whose protein sequence is MSILQYANKTPEQLHDERLSMLIDIAKELENEVIFPTCFDASVQISTVMKSKTASVQRIVHEIQKDPLITAKLLKLANSVVYNPMGKMVLDLGSALARLGMETARSTALACAMQQLVRSRELSAFDNTANWFWIHSLKTAMIARVIARRLTRVNPEIAMLAGLVHDLGAFFMLDRAGRYPELSERPKTVEYLVAQWHESVGTILLDSLGLPEEVVAAVNEIDQPRPFIDTPRNLGEVIYVANLFAGGFAEMQKLDLPDLHEPKELSHAKYTDLCSEMDEACQEMISMF, encoded by the coding sequence ATGTCCATTCTGCAATATGCCAATAAAACACCGGAACAGCTGCATGATGAGCGCTTGAGCATGTTGATCGACATTGCCAAGGAGCTTGAGAATGAAGTGATTTTCCCGACCTGTTTTGACGCCTCGGTGCAAATCAGCACGGTCATGAAGAGTAAAACCGCGTCGGTTCAACGCATTGTGCATGAGATCCAGAAAGACCCGCTGATCACGGCTAAATTGCTCAAGCTGGCCAATTCGGTCGTCTACAACCCGATGGGTAAAATGGTCCTGGATTTGGGTTCGGCCCTCGCCCGCCTTGGCATGGAAACCGCGCGTTCGACCGCGCTGGCTTGCGCGATGCAGCAACTGGTCAGATCGCGCGAATTAAGCGCCTTTGACAATACCGCCAACTGGTTCTGGATCCACAGCCTGAAAACGGCGATGATCGCCCGCGTGATTGCCCGACGCCTGACCCGTGTTAACCCCGAAATTGCCATGTTGGCCGGGCTGGTGCACGATCTGGGCGCATTTTTCATGCTTGACCGCGCCGGACGCTACCCCGAATTATCCGAGCGCCCGAAAACCGTCGAATATCTGGTTGCGCAATGGCATGAGAGTGTTGGCACCATCTTGCTCGACTCGCTAGGATTGCCTGAAGAAGTGGTTGCAGCAGTCAATGAAATCGACCAGCCACGCCCCTTTATTGATACGCCGCGCAATCTGGGTGAAGTGATCTACGTGGCCAATCTGTTTGCTGGTGGCTTTGCCGAAATGCAAAAACTGGATCTGCCCGATTTGCACGAGCCCAAAGAACTAAGCCACGCCAAGTACACCGATCTGTGCAGTGAAATGGATGAAGCCTGCCAGGAAATGATCAGCATGTTTTAA